The Fibrobacter sp. UWB5 genome has a window encoding:
- the der gene encoding ribosome biogenesis GTPase Der gives MKLPVVCIVGRPNVGKSSLFNRILGRRAAVVSDRDGVTRDRHYQNANYKGHEFTVVDTGGFLPDDSIDVLADSVRTQIFNAVEEADLVLFMVDVRVGITKLDEQFARMVRKLDKKVILVANKSENGADRQESYEFLKLGFGLPRTISALTGYACLSLMDEVIAVLPTPVRGERREERPIRFAILGRPNAGKSTLLNRLLNEDRAVVSDIPGTTRDSIDCDFAVDGVKFVVTDTAGLRKKAKVEDEVEIFSNMRTLESIRRSDVSVLMVDCTRGLEVQDFRIITEIRKAGKGLVLVLNKWDIFPDKTEKSFDHMVKEMLEREPMLEYVPIISASAKEGQRVNRIVQAIQTVYANCRRVLGRDRVAEAFASFLEKNPVPSQNARVVQLTRACQIMVEPPVIAIETRTPELVADSYKRYLLKQFYEEFQLQGAPLRLNFDQKLTLRKDEDLEQFTESSNSVLAGVNPQRDLDRKNRKGKVVRH, from the coding sequence ATGAAATTACCTGTCGTATGTATAGTAGGGCGCCCGAACGTGGGCAAGTCCTCGCTCTTTAATCGTATCTTGGGGCGTCGCGCCGCTGTCGTGTCTGACCGCGATGGTGTGACCCGCGATCGCCATTACCAGAATGCGAATTACAAGGGCCATGAATTTACGGTGGTCGATACCGGCGGATTCTTGCCGGACGATTCCATCGATGTGCTCGCCGATAGCGTACGCACCCAGATTTTTAACGCCGTCGAAGAGGCCGACCTGGTGCTCTTCATGGTCGATGTCCGCGTGGGCATTACCAAGCTCGACGAACAGTTTGCCCGCATGGTCCGCAAGCTCGACAAGAAGGTGATTCTTGTGGCGAACAAGAGCGAAAACGGTGCCGACCGTCAAGAAAGCTACGAATTCCTGAAGCTTGGCTTCGGGCTTCCGCGTACTATCAGTGCGCTCACGGGCTATGCCTGTCTTTCGCTCATGGACGAAGTCATTGCCGTGCTTCCGACGCCTGTTCGTGGCGAACGCCGCGAAGAACGCCCGATTCGCTTTGCCATTCTCGGCCGCCCCAATGCCGGCAAGAGTACACTCTTGAACCGCCTGCTGAACGAAGACCGCGCTGTGGTGTCCGATATTCCGGGTACTACTCGCGATTCCATTGACTGCGACTTTGCGGTCGATGGCGTCAAGTTCGTGGTGACCGATACGGCTGGCCTCCGCAAGAAGGCGAAGGTCGAAGACGAAGTCGAAATTTTCAGCAACATGCGTACCCTCGAAAGCATTCGCCGCTCCGACGTGTCGGTGCTCATGGTCGATTGCACTCGCGGTCTCGAAGTCCAGGACTTCCGCATTATTACCGAAATCCGCAAGGCCGGCAAGGGCCTGGTGCTCGTGCTCAACAAGTGGGATATCTTCCCGGACAAGACCGAAAAGTCCTTTGACCACATGGTCAAGGAAATGCTTGAACGCGAACCCATGCTTGAATACGTGCCGATCATTTCGGCAAGCGCCAAGGAAGGCCAGCGCGTCAACCGCATTGTCCAGGCCATTCAGACGGTGTATGCCAACTGCCGTCGCGTGCTTGGCCGCGACCGCGTGGCCGAAGCCTTTGCAAGTTTCTTGGAAAAGAATCCGGTGCCGAGCCAGAACGCCCGCGTGGTACAGCTGACTCGCGCCTGCCAGATTATGGTCGAACCCCCTGTGATTGCGATTGAAACCCGCACGCCGGAACTGGTGGCCGATTCTTACAAGCGTTACTTGCTCAAACAGTTTTACGAAGAATTCCAGCTGCAGGGCGCACCCCTCCGCTTGAACTTCGACCAGAAATTAACCCTTAGAAAGGATGAAGATCTTGAACAGTTTACTGAGTCTTCCAATAGCGTACTTGCTGGGGTCAATCCCCAGCGCGATCTGGATCGCAAAAATCGCAAAGGGAAAGTCGTTCGACATTAG